In Tenacibaculum sp. 190524A02b, the genomic stretch GGTACACTTACTTCATATGGTAGAGTTGCCTACTGGTATAGTTGATATGGGAGCTGGAAGTAATTTTAGTATCCCAGAAAGTATGCTTTATATTAGAAAGGTAAGGGATAGGCTTTTAGATTTTAAAGCTAAGTACTTTTCTGATATAGAGAATGTGTATCATGCTATAAGATTTCAGAATCCGTATGAAGGAATTCGTGATTATGGTAAAAAAGTAGGTGCGGATTTAGTTATAATGGGATCAAAAGGGCATACTGCGTTGGAAGAAATTTTAATTGGATCTAATACCGAGAAAACAGTAAGGAGTTTAGAGGTTCCAGTGCTGGTAACTAAAAAAGAAAGTGATGATTTTAAATTTGATAAGCTTGCTTTTGCATCTACATTCGAAAAAGATGAGGCTAAAGCTCTTGAAGGCTTTTTGGAATTTGCTGGAAATTTTGATTGTGAAATAATGTTCTTGAAAATAAACACTCCTCAAAAGTTTCAAAGTACAACTGAATCTAGAAAGAAAGTTGAAAAATTTATAGAGAAATATAATCTTAAAAATTATTCAATTAATATTTATAGTGAGTCATCAGTTGAAGAAGGGATTTTAAATTTTGCCAATGAAGAAAGTGTAGACCTGATTTCGCTTGCAACCCATGGTAGAAGTGGTTTGTCACGCTTTTTTAACGGGAGTGTGTCTTTAAATTTATCAAAAAATGTTTTAAAACCAGTTTTGACTTTTAGGGTATAAAAAAGCGCAAAATAAATTTGCGCTTTGTACGGGTGAAGGGAGTCGAACCCCCACGCCTTGCGGCACTAGATCCTAAGTCTAGCGTGTCTACCAATTCCACCACACCCGCGTGTTTTTGAATTGTGCCTGCAAATATACATAAACAATTCAATAAACAAACACCTTTTTTGTGTTTTTTACTTTTCGTTTTTAAACAAATGTTTTTTTATTGTAAATAAAAAAGCTCTCCCGTTAAAGGAGAGCCAACTAATTCTATTTTAAAACCCTTCTAAAAATTTTTAAATAGATTACTAATGAGCGACAAAAATCTATAATTTCTTTGGTTGAAATGTTAATTAATAATTAATTGTTTTTAAAAAAAACGATAAGCCACACTCTTAGGTGTGGCTTACTTTAGGGGAAAATACATTTAAGAGGAAACTAAAAATCCATATTCAATTTAATTTATAAAAAAAATGAATATTTGTATTGTTTAGAGGTGGTAAAAATGTAAAAAGTCACAAATGTTTTATATTAATTAAGTGTTTTTTAATTGCTTGTTATTGGGGGTTAAATCCATGGTGTTGTTTGGTTCAATAGATGGTTTTCGTTAATTAACTATTAAAACAAGACTATTACTGATACTCTGGATAGTGTTTTTTTAATATAAACTGAGTGTTTTTAGGTATTACAAATAGGCATATATAACCTGTTAAGCAGGAAAGTGTTAATAAAAGTGCTATTATAAACCTTCCTAATGTGTTTATTGAAGTGAAATCATGATCCAAAGGAATGACAAAATTAAGAATGGAAAAAAACAAAAATGCTACATTTCCTATTCCTTGTGTTAACAATGTATCTTCAAACATCCATTTTTTTCCTGTTTGTATAGCCTTTTTTTGTATTCTTTTTTTAAAAAGATAAATATATCGTATTTCAATAATAGCTATAAGTAAGTAAATAGTAGTATAAATTGCATATGCTTGCGAAAAAATCTGTATTGTAAATAATAAATAGAAAACTACTAAACTAAAAATCATTCTGGGTAAGGTAAACCATTCTTTAGTATATTGAAGAATGACAGAAAAATACTTTTTTGATAATTGTTTTTGTTTTTCTTCTACTACATCCATAAAACCATAAACTCCAAATTTTTTAAATGAAATGTTTTTAGCAATCTCAAAAGGTAGGTCGGGTTGTTTACCCCAAATTCTCTCAATATCATTTGCTAAATGATCAACTAGTTCTGATTGCACGTCGTAGTGTTCCACATAATGTTTTTGAGTAAAATCGTATAGTTCTTGAATTTGTTTGTCGGTTAGTTCCATAGGTTATTTTAATAAAAATTGGTATTTCTCTTTTTCTATTAGGTGTTTTCTGTAAAACCAAGCATTGCTTATTGTGGAGATGATAAGTATTAGTAGTGTTATTGCAATAAATAAATTGATAGTTGGGTTTTTTAGAGAGACTATTGTGGGGATTATTACAATACCTATAGCTTGAGTTTTTATAATGAAACTATAAACTGTTTTTTTTGTGTCGGCTAGTATTTTATATGTGACAAAAAGCCAAGAAAAACTTCCAAGTAAAAATATGGTTTTTATAGGTTTTTCTAATAATAGATAAATAAAGGTGAATTCGTATTGACTGTAAATAGTGTAGAAAACAAAAAAGAATAAGGAAAAAAGAACTGCACTGGTAGGAAAAAATAGTTTAGTGGCCTTTTTAATAACTAAACGAGGGGCTTTAAAAAGAAAACCAAAAAGCCAGCTGTGAGTTTCTTGTAGAGGTGTCTCCCACTTGCTTATAGTGTTTTCAAAAGCTGTGTAAAAATCTATAGATTCATTATGTAATAAGGTTTCTATTTCAGTAACTATATGATCAAAAATTTCAATTCTAAAATCTATGTAGTCGATTCCTTTTTTATCTAAAAAAATATTTATGTAATCTAATTGTTGTTGAGTTAGTTCCATAGCTAGTTAATTAGTTGTTGATATTTGTTTTCAAATTCTTTTTTTCTTGATATAAAACTACAGGTAGCTAAGTAATAAACACCACAGCTTATAGCTGACAAAACCATGAAGAAGTCACTAAATGAAAACTTTGCAGCTATTTCAAAATAGGAAGGGATAATCATTATAGGGAAAGTTGTAAATCCAATAAAATATCTATATGAATGTATTATTTTTAGTTCTTTATATCTTTTAATAAACTTATAAGTTAATAAGTTGAAGTGTAGTGATATGATTATAATATAGCTATATGGTAGGTAAATTAAATATTCGGGATTAATAAATGGAATAAGGAAATAAGTGCTTGCTGAAGAACATAATAAAAATAAAAAGTGTGTAGGTTTTTTTAGTTGAATAAAAATATCTCTTATTATTAACTTTATATCAGACCAAAGTTTTTGTTTAACAATACTATCGTATCTAGTCAGAAACTCTTTTTTTCTGCCTAACATGTATTTTAGAAAAGTAGATTGTAAACGATTGTCTTCAAAAAAAGAAGGGATGTCTTCTATTTCATTTTCAATTTCAGAAGCTATATGGTCTACCATTTCCATTCTAATATCAATGTATTCAATATTTATAGCTTCTAAGAAATTATTAATCTGTCGTACTTGATTATTGGTTAATTCCATAGCAAAAAAAATTATTCTAAACTAAACTTAGGGTTTACTAACTGTTGCATGGTTTTTAAAAACTCTTGCATTTCAGCTAATCGATTAACGGTTTCTTTGGTGCCGTTTTCAGTAAGTTTATAATATTTACGCAGCCTGTTTCCTACTTTTGCAACTTCAACTTCTAATAAGCCCTCTGCTTCCATTTTGTGCAAAGCAGGATACAATGCGCCTTCCGTAATGAGCAATTCTCCCTTCGTCAGTTCTTTTACTTTTTGAGTAATCTCATAGCCATACATTTTGCTGTTTTGTGCTAATAGCTTTAAAATAATGGTTTGTAAAGAACCCTTGTATAGTTTTTTGTTTCCCATGTTAATTTTTGTTTAATCATAGCATTAAAAAATGCTTGTGTTTATCACATTGCAAATGTATGCATAATTTTCTTATGTATAAATTTCTTAGGTATTATTTTATACAATCTCTAACGTTTCATTACTTAATTGTTTGTTACTTTTGTAGCTTATTACATACAGAATGGCAAAATTTTACAAACTAACTATAAAAGAAATTATAAAAGAGACTGCAGATGCTGTTTCTATTTTGTTTACAATACCTGAAAGTTTAAAAGGAACTTTTTCTTTTGTAGCTGGGCAATATATAACTCTAAAAAAAGAAATTAATGGCGAGGAAGTTAGAAGGGCATATTCTATTTGTTCTTCTCCAAAAAGTCATGAATTAAAAGTAGCGGTAAAGGCGGTTGAAAACGGAAAGTTTTCTACATATGCAATTTCAAAGCTTTCTGAGGGAGAAGAGCTAGAGGTTACAGCACCTGAGGGAAAGTTTATATTAAAGCCAGAGCAAGGTAAGAACTATATAGGTTTTGCTGCGGGTAGTGGAATTACCCCTGTTTTATCAATGATAAAGTCTGTTTTAGAAAGCTCTATGGGTAATTTCACATTAGTTTACGGGAATAAAAGTATAGCCGATACTATATTTTTTGAAGAAATAAATAAACTAAAAGAACTGTATTCAGAACAGTTCAAGGTACATTATGTTTTTAGTAGAGAGAGAAAAGAAGGTGAGTTGTTTGGAAGAATTGATAAGGGGCATGTGAATTATTTTGTGAAAAATATTTACAAAGAAACGTCTTTTGACGGTGCCTTTTTATGTGGCCCTGAAGAAATGATTCAAATAGCTTCTGAAACAATGCAGGATAATGGAATGAATAAAAGTACTATTTATTTTGAATTATTTACTGCTTCTAAAAAAGAGGAGAATATTGACGCTATAAAAGAAGGTCAAACAGAGGTGAAAGTAATGTTAGATGATGAGGAAGCTACTTTTACTATGAAGCAAACTGACACTATTTTAGCGGCTAGTTTACGTAATAAGTTAGATGCACCTTACTCTTGTCAAGGAGGAGTGTGTAGTAGTTGTATAGCTTTGGTTACAGAAGGGAAAGCGGTAATGACTAAAAACTCTATTTTAACAGATGATGAATTAGAAGAAGGTTTGGTGTTAACTTGTATGGCACATCCAACAACTCCTACTATTACTGTTGATTTTGATGAGGTTTAATTAATATAAATTACTATGGGTTTCTACGATTTTAAAAATGCTTTTTTAGCAGGTGTTTTCATGTCCTTTATGATTGGGCCGGTTTTTTTTATGTTAATAAAAACTAGTATTTTAAAAGGAGCAAGAGCAGCTATTGCATTTGATGTAGGTGTAATATTGGGAGATATTTCATTTATGTTAATTGCTTATTATGGTAGTAGAAGTTTATTAGAAAAGATAAAAGACGATCCTCGTTTATTTTTAATTGGAGGGTTAGTTTTGATAATATATGGTTTAATAACTTACTTAGATAAAAATAATAAAAAAGAAACGGAAGCCCCAGATGTAAAGGTGCCAGATAGTGATAATTATTTAAAGTTACTTTTAAAAGGCTTTTTCTTGAATTTCATTAATATTGGAGTGTTGGCTTTTTGGTTGGGAACAATGTTAGTTGTTGGGCCATCTTTAAATATGGATCCTAATGCTATATTTTGGTATTTTGCAGTGATAATTTTAGGGTATGCTGTAACGGATTTGATTAAAATTTTGTTAGCAAAGCAACTAAAAAGTAAGCTAACTCCTTTAGTGATATATCGTATAAAAAGAGGTATGGGGGTTTTGTTAATTGTTTTTGGTGCTTTGTTTATGTTAAAAGGATTTATTCCTAAAGAAAAAATTAATACAATTTTAGAGAAAGTAGAGAAAACGACTTCTAAAACCCAATAATAACTTTAGCAATCCAAAAGTAAATTAAAATTCCAAAAATATCATTACATGTGGTAATGAAGGGGCCTGTTGCAATGGCAGGATCAATACCTCTTTTGTCAAGGAAAAGTGGAATAAAAGTACCTATAAGTCCAGCAACAATAATAACGGCAAATAATGAGATTGAAATAGCTGTAGCGGTAATGACATCACCTTTCCAAATCCAGGTGAAAAAGAAAAGTAAAATAGATAATACCAATCCATTTACCATAGCTAGTGATACTTCTTTCAGTAATCGGTTAGTAATACTTCCTTTAACATCATCATTAGCTAAACCTTGAACAATAATTGCTGATGATTGTACACCTACATTGCCAGCCATAGCAGCTATTAAAGGTGTGAACATAAAAAGTATTGCGTTTTTTTCCAAAGCACCTTCAAAAAAACCCATAATTCTTGCAGCTCCTATTCCTCCTAATAGACCTAAAAATAGCCAAGGTAATCTTGCTCTTGTTAATTCTAAAATGGAATCATTTGCTTCTACATCTTGAGTAATACCAGCAGCTAATTGATAGTCTTTTTCTGCTTCTTCTTTAATAACATCAACAATATCATCAATAGTAATTCGTCCAACTAACACGCCTAATTCATTTACAACAGGAATAGCTTCTAAATCATATTTACGCATTACATTAGCAACTTCTTCAGCTTTATCGTGTACTTTGACAAAATCTACATTTGGGATATAAACTTCAGCAATTTTTGCACGAGTAGAGGCCATTAAAAGATCTTTTAATGAAAGTCTTCCTTTTAATTTACCGTGGTTGTCAATTACGTAAATAGAGTGTACTCGCGTTACAGCTTCAGCTTGTTGCCTCATTTCTTTAACGCAGGTTAAAACATTCCAGTTTTCATTAACTTTTACTAGTTCTTTAGCCATTAACCCTCCTGCAGAATCTTCGTCATAACGTAAAAGTTCAACAATTTCTTTAGCGTGCTCTTTATCTTCAATTTTTTGAATTACTTCTTGTTTTTTGCCTTCAGGAAGCTCAGCAATAACATCAGCAGCATCATCAGTGTCTAACTCATCAATTTCTTCAGCTATTTCTTTTGCAGATAATTGTTCTAGAACTTTCTCTCGAACATCTTCATCAACGTCCATTAATACTTCAGAAGTAGTTTCAGAGTCTAATAAACGAATGATATAAACTGCTTGGTCAAATGAAAGTTCATCTAAAACTTCAGCAATATCAGCATGATGAACATCAGAAAAAAAATCAGAAAGCGTAGTGTCTTTTTGATTTTTAATTAAGTCTTGTACATTTTCTAAGAGCTCTTTAGTGATTTCTAATGCCATTGTTTGCGATTTTAGACGTTAAGTTTATAAAGTCTTGTACTGACAATTGTTCAGGACGCATCGCAAATATAGGGTCTTCTTTTAAGGTATCCGAGAGATTGAAGGATTTTAAACTAGAACGAAGCATTTTTCTTCGTTGGTTAAATGAAGTTTTTACTACTCTAAAAAATAATTTTTCATCAACAGGTAACGTGTAGTTTTCTTTTCTTATTAAACGAATAACTCCAGAGTCTACTTTTGGAGGTGGATTAAAAACAGTTGGAGGAACGGTAAATAAATATTCTGCATCAAAAAAAGCTTGTGTTAAAACAGATAATATACCATATGTTTTACTTCCTTCTTTTTCAGCGATTCTTTGAGCAACTTCTTTTTGAAACATCCCTGAAAACTCAGGTACAAAATCACGATTCTCAATCGCTTTAAAAACAATTTGAGAAGAAATGTTATAAGGGAAATTTCCAATAATTGCTACTTGTTCATTATTGAAAATTTTAGAGATGTTTTGTTTTAAAAAATCACCTTCAATAATATTAAATTTATCTAAAGAAGTGTCTAGTTTTATATTTTCTAAAGGAAAGGTATCTTTTAAATAAGAAACAGATTCACTATCTAATTCCATAACAGTTACTTTGGGCTCTTTTTCTAATAAGTATTTTGTTAAAACTCCCATTCCAGGTCCTATTTCTAATACATGGTTATATCCATTTTCAGTTAAGGAGTCTGCTATTTTTTTAGCAATATTTTCATCGGTTAAAAAATGTTGTCCTAAATGTTTTTTTGCTCTTACACTCATGTTTTTTAATAGAAAAAGGGGTGAACTGTTATGTTTGGTTAATTACTTTTTGCAGTAGGGTAAAACTCGTTAATTACTTTTAGTTCTGTTCTAAAAGCTAATGATTTTCCTTGAAATCTAATCAAACCATCTTGCCTTAATCTATCAGCATCATTTTTATAATAATTATCTAAATCTTCTCTAGTTTTAGCAGAGTACTGGATAGAGTATGTGATTCCTCCCATTTCTTCATCAACTAGGACTTGAGTCATTTTAGCACTTACAAAATGTCCGGTAGCTAATACTTCAGGAATATGCTGTTCAATCCAAACTAACCATTCAGCATGGATACTTTCGTCTACGTTTACTGTTACGTTATATATATACATAAATTAAAATCATTAATGCGGTTAAGTTATACTTTACTGCATTTTTGTTAGATGTTATCGCCTCTAAGTTTTCTAAACTTTTTTCTTGCATCAACAAGGTAAATACTAGAAACGTGGTCAAAAATAATCTTTTGATAGTATTCAGAAGCCTTTTCTGGATTATTTAATTCGTTATTGTATACTTCTCCTAGTTGGTAAAGACTATTATCTACTAATATCCCTTGTGGGTCTAGTTGTAAAACTTTTTCAAAATTGTTTATAGCCTTACCATATTCTTTCTGCTTAATATAAAGAGTAGCTTGTTTGTATAAAGCTTCGTCTTCAATAGGTTGGTTTTTATAGTTGGTAATAACATTTGATAATAAATTGATAGCTTCTTTGTTTTTGTTTTGGTAGGCTAATAGGTCAGCTTTAGCATATTCTTTTAAACCTGTTGATATACTATCTTTTGGTTGGTTATCAGTAATAGTTAAAAAAAGCTCTGTTGCATCATTGGCAATTAATTGTGTTGCTGAACCTTTAAGGACTTTTAGTTGTGCTTTAGCCCATTTAAAATCATTCTTAAAATAAGAAGCTTGAGCAACTTTAAAACGAGCTTCTTGAGCTAAAAAATGATTTTTAAACTGAGTTTGTACTTGGGAAAAATAAATAAGAGCTTTATTAAACTGTTTGTTAAAAACTAAGACCTCTCCTAGTTTTAACTTTACTGAAGCTTTGTTGAATTTTGAATTAGCTACTTTAATAGCTTTCTCTAAAACTGCAATGGCCTTTTCAGGATTGTTTTTAGTGAATGTTAAATAATCTGCGTAAGCAAGCTGAATAAATAATGTGTTTTTATTAATGCCGTGTTGCTTGAAAATAGTATCGAATTTTTCCTCAATATTGGGTTGTTTAGTGGCTATGTCAATCTCTATTTTTTTTTGAATTGCTAGGAATTTATCAGTAGGGTGATTCGTTTTCTCAATAATTAAGTCATAACATTCCGTAGCTGTATTGTAATCTTTATCTTGAAATGTGATTTGCCCTAGGTTACTAATGTTTCTTAGGTTGTCTCCGTTTCTAGCCAGCAAAGCTTTATATTGAATTAAAGCTTTTGAGTATTGTTTTTGTTTAATAAATAACCAAGCTAACAAATCATTCCATATATTTTTGGGGTTGCTAATGGATTTTTTTAGAAGTGCTTTTTTAAATAAAACGTTGCTTTCATTTTCTTGGTCATCATTTATATATTTACTAGTATATCTTTTTATGTTGTTAAGATAGTTTTCATTTTTATCAACTAAATCTACGTAAGAAATAAACATTTTTTCAAAATCGCCTTTTTCACCATAAATTTGAGCAAGTTGAAACCCATAATTAGCTTTTGGGTTATTAAGCATGATGCTATTGTAAGCTTTAATAGCATAGTCCAGTTTATTGTAGCTTTTAAAAAGATTAGCAATAATACCTGCATAGCCACTGTTATTTTTAACAGACTCTAGTGCTTTTATGTATTGTTTGTTGGCTTTGTCTGATTGTTGTTGACGCTCAAAATTATAGCCCAACATGGTGTAGATATATGTTTGCTTTGGATACCTTTTTAATTTGTTTTGCAGTAAATTTTCTGCAACTGTAAATTGCGAGGTTTCTTGATAGCAACTTACTAGCCTTTTTAAATAGGTAGTATTATAAGGGCTTTTATTGTATAGTTCTTTGTAAAGCTGTATTGCCTTTTCGTACTCACTATTTCTAAAGTAGTTTTCAGCAATTATAAAATTGTTTTTTTGAGAAAAAACGAATTGTGACACAGTAAAAAAAACAAATATGAGTAAAACTTTCTTCATTAAAAGTTAATGTATTTAGTGTTAAGTACAATTTATACAAACTTCTTGAAAAAACAGCATATAATCAAATATTTAGCTTTTAAAAGTAGAGTGCTTGTAAGGTTTAAATGTTAAAGGTTTATTAAAAACAATGCTTTTTTTTAAGAAGTTTGTAACGTTTTGGCATGAACTTTGTCTTAATGGTAGCGTAACTAAACTATTATAACATGAAAAACTTATCAAGAAAATACGAAATGTCAAGACAAAGAGCTAATGAATTTATGAAGAAAGGGCAAATAGCTCAATATTTTGAAGCTCTTTTAGAGATGAATAAATATAAAAGATTAATGGTTGCTATAGTTGCCAACTAAAAAAGTAAGTTTCCTTATAAGAAACTTACTTTTATTTATTGTTTATATCTTATCTGTTTTTAATCTATCTTATCAAAACCACAATAAGGAATCAATACATCAGGAATTTTAATTCCATCTTCTGTTTGGTAATTCTCTAAAATACCAGCCAACACACGAGGTAATGCTAAAGAACTACCATTTAAAGTGTGGGCTAATTGGCTTTTTCCTTCCTTATTTTTAAAACGTAATTTTAATCTGTTAGCTTGAAATGTTTCAAAGTTAGAAGCAGAACTAATTTCTAGCCAACGCTCTTGAGCCGTTGAATATAGTTCAAAATCAAAAGTTAAAGCAGCAGTAAAACCAGTATCTCCTCCACATAAACGTAGAATTCGATATGGTAATTTTAATTCACGTAATATATCTTTTATATGCTCTACCATGCCATTTAATGCTTGATAAGAATTATCAGGGTGTTCAACTCTAACAATTTCAACTTTATCAAATTGATGTAAACGGTTTAAACCTCTAACATGTGCTCCATAACTTCCAGCTTCTCTTCTAAAACATGGAGTATATCCAGTATAAGATTTTGGTAAATCAGCTTCTTGTAACAAATCTCCTCTGTGCATGTTAGTGATCGGTACTTCAGAAGTAGGTATTAAATATAAATCATCAACTGTAATATGATACATTTGACCTTCTTTATCAGGTAATTGTCCTGTTCCGTACCCAGAAGCTTCATTAATTAAATGAGGTACTTGAACCTCAGTGTAACCAGCTGCGGTGTTTTTATCTAAGAAATAAGAAATTAAAGCTCTTTGTAGTCTAGCTCCTTTACCTTTATATATAGGAAAACCAGCACCACTAACTTTTGCTCCTAAATCAAAATCTATAATGTCATATTTTTTAGCTAATTCCCAGTGAGGTAGAGCATTTTCCCCTAAATCAGGAATAATTCCTTCTTTGAAAATTTCTTCATTATCTTCTTCGTTTGTACCAGAAACAACAGATGCATGCGGAACATTTGGAATTTGATACAATAAATTTAATAAAGCGTCCGAAGCATTGTTAAGCTTTTCCGTTAACTCTTTAGATTGTTCTTTTAGTTGTCCTGTTTTTTTCTTTAATAGGTTTGCTTTCTGTACTTCACCAGATTTAAATAGATTCCCAATTTCTTTGGATATTTTATTAGATTCAGCCAATACATTATCTAATGAAACTTGAGTAGCTCTTCTAGTTTCATCTATAGTTAATACTTCTTCAATCATTGTTTCAGCATTAGCAAAGTTTCGTTTTGCTAACCCTTCTAAAACAGTTTGTTTGTTTTCTCTAATAAACTGAACCTGTAACATCTTTTTTAATTTTTAAGAAAGGCAAAGATAAAGGAAGTAGTAGATTTAAACAATGTGTTTTTGATACTAAATTTCTTCAATCATGCTAAAAAAATCTGACATGGTTATATCAAAATAATCGCATATTTTTTGAAGCGTAAATACAGTCACATTTGTTTTGCCTTGCTCTATTCTTGCTAAATGAATCCCAGTGTCAATGTAAAATTCGTTTAAGGTTACATTATATTCACTACGTAATGTTTTAACACAAAGTGCTATTTTTCTTAAAGTTATCTCATCTTTAGTTAGTATCATCTTTTTCGAGACAAATTCTTAAAAACATATGGATTTCATAATGACAAGTGTGTCATTATGAATAAATTAAAACGAGTAACTTTGCTTGCAAGTTACGTCAAAAACCAAATTGTATATTTAATTTCGGGGGGACTTAAATACAGCAATACTAACTAGTTGGCGTAACTTTTTAGGAATGCTCTAGCGTTTATTTGGTCTTGTTGTAGTTGTTGGGTTAGCTTTTCAATAGAATCAAATTTTTCTTCATCTCTTAAAAAATACAGTAATTCAACTGTAATCTCTTTATCATATATATTTTGATTGAAATTAAAAAAATGAATTTCAATA encodes the following:
- a CDS encoding universal stress protein, which codes for MNKILIPVDFSRHSGYASVLAAKIAKRSNSEVHLLHMVELPTGIVDMGAGSNFSIPESMLYIRKVRDRLLDFKAKYFSDIENVYHAIRFQNPYEGIRDYGKKVGADLVIMGSKGHTALEEILIGSNTEKTVRSLEVPVLVTKKESDDFKFDKLAFASTFEKDEAKALEGFLEFAGNFDCEIMFLKINTPQKFQSTTESRKKVEKFIEKYNLKNYSINIYSESSVEEGILNFANEESVDLISLATHGRSGLSRFFNGSVSLNLSKNVLKPVLTFRV
- a CDS encoding PadR family transcriptional regulator, with the protein product MGNKKLYKGSLQTIILKLLAQNSKMYGYEITQKVKELTKGELLITEGALYPALHKMEAEGLLEVEVAKVGNRLRKYYKLTENGTKETVNRLAEMQEFLKTMQQLVNPKFSLE
- a CDS encoding ferredoxin--NADP reductase, with the translated sequence MAKFYKLTIKEIIKETADAVSILFTIPESLKGTFSFVAGQYITLKKEINGEEVRRAYSICSSPKSHELKVAVKAVENGKFSTYAISKLSEGEELEVTAPEGKFILKPEQGKNYIGFAAGSGITPVLSMIKSVLESSMGNFTLVYGNKSIADTIFFEEINKLKELYSEQFKVHYVFSRERKEGELFGRIDKGHVNYFVKNIYKETSFDGAFLCGPEEMIQIASETMQDNGMNKSTIYFELFTASKKEENIDAIKEGQTEVKVMLDDEEATFTMKQTDTILAASLRNKLDAPYSCQGGVCSSCIALVTEGKAVMTKNSILTDDELEEGLVLTCMAHPTTPTITVDFDEV
- a CDS encoding LysE family translocator, which gives rise to MGFYDFKNAFLAGVFMSFMIGPVFFMLIKTSILKGARAAIAFDVGVILGDISFMLIAYYGSRSLLEKIKDDPRLFLIGGLVLIIYGLITYLDKNNKKETEAPDVKVPDSDNYLKLLLKGFFLNFINIGVLAFWLGTMLVVGPSLNMDPNAIFWYFAVIILGYAVTDLIKILLAKQLKSKLTPLVIYRIKRGMGVLLIVFGALFMLKGFIPKEKINTILEKVEKTTSKTQ
- the mgtE gene encoding magnesium transporter, which produces MALEITKELLENVQDLIKNQKDTTLSDFFSDVHHADIAEVLDELSFDQAVYIIRLLDSETTSEVLMDVDEDVREKVLEQLSAKEIAEEIDELDTDDAADVIAELPEGKKQEVIQKIEDKEHAKEIVELLRYDEDSAGGLMAKELVKVNENWNVLTCVKEMRQQAEAVTRVHSIYVIDNHGKLKGRLSLKDLLMASTRAKIAEVYIPNVDFVKVHDKAEEVANVMRKYDLEAIPVVNELGVLVGRITIDDIVDVIKEEAEKDYQLAAGITQDVEANDSILELTRARLPWLFLGLLGGIGAARIMGFFEGALEKNAILFMFTPLIAAMAGNVGVQSSAIIVQGLANDDVKGSITNRLLKEVSLAMVNGLVLSILLFFFTWIWKGDVITATAISISLFAVIIVAGLIGTFIPLFLDKRGIDPAIATGPFITTCNDIFGILIYFWIAKVIIGF
- the rsmA gene encoding 16S rRNA (adenine(1518)-N(6)/adenine(1519)-N(6))-dimethyltransferase RsmA, translated to MSVRAKKHLGQHFLTDENIAKKIADSLTENGYNHVLEIGPGMGVLTKYLLEKEPKVTVMELDSESVSYLKDTFPLENIKLDTSLDKFNIIEGDFLKQNISKIFNNEQVAIIGNFPYNISSQIVFKAIENRDFVPEFSGMFQKEVAQRIAEKEGSKTYGILSVLTQAFFDAEYLFTVPPTVFNPPPKVDSGVIRLIRKENYTLPVDEKLFFRVVKTSFNQRRKMLRSSLKSFNLSDTLKEDPIFAMRPEQLSVQDFINLTSKIANNGIRNH
- a CDS encoding DUF4286 family protein, which produces MYIYNVTVNVDESIHAEWLVWIEQHIPEVLATGHFVSAKMTQVLVDEEMGGITYSIQYSAKTREDLDNYYKNDADRLRQDGLIRFQGKSLAFRTELKVINEFYPTAKSN
- a CDS encoding tetratricopeptide repeat protein; the encoded protein is MKKVLLIFVFFTVSQFVFSQKNNFIIAENYFRNSEYEKAIQLYKELYNKSPYNTTYLKRLVSCYQETSQFTVAENLLQNKLKRYPKQTYIYTMLGYNFERQQQSDKANKQYIKALESVKNNSGYAGIIANLFKSYNKLDYAIKAYNSIMLNNPKANYGFQLAQIYGEKGDFEKMFISYVDLVDKNENYLNNIKRYTSKYINDDQENESNVLFKKALLKKSISNPKNIWNDLLAWLFIKQKQYSKALIQYKALLARNGDNLRNISNLGQITFQDKDYNTATECYDLIIEKTNHPTDKFLAIQKKIEIDIATKQPNIEEKFDTIFKQHGINKNTLFIQLAYADYLTFTKNNPEKAIAVLEKAIKVANSKFNKASVKLKLGEVLVFNKQFNKALIYFSQVQTQFKNHFLAQEARFKVAQASYFKNDFKWAKAQLKVLKGSATQLIANDATELFLTITDNQPKDSISTGLKEYAKADLLAYQNKNKEAINLLSNVITNYKNQPIEDEALYKQATLYIKQKEYGKAINNFEKVLQLDPQGILVDNSLYQLGEVYNNELNNPEKASEYYQKIIFDHVSSIYLVDARKKFRKLRGDNI
- the serS gene encoding serine--tRNA ligase, with the protein product MLQVQFIRENKQTVLEGLAKRNFANAETMIEEVLTIDETRRATQVSLDNVLAESNKISKEIGNLFKSGEVQKANLLKKKTGQLKEQSKELTEKLNNASDALLNLLYQIPNVPHASVVSGTNEEDNEEIFKEGIIPDLGENALPHWELAKKYDIIDFDLGAKVSGAGFPIYKGKGARLQRALISYFLDKNTAAGYTEVQVPHLINEASGYGTGQLPDKEGQMYHITVDDLYLIPTSEVPITNMHRGDLLQEADLPKSYTGYTPCFRREAGSYGAHVRGLNRLHQFDKVEIVRVEHPDNSYQALNGMVEHIKDILRELKLPYRILRLCGGDTGFTAALTFDFELYSTAQERWLEISSASNFETFQANRLKLRFKNKEGKSQLAHTLNGSSLALPRVLAGILENYQTEDGIKIPDVLIPYCGFDKID
- a CDS encoding helix-turn-helix transcriptional regulator; translation: MILTKDEITLRKIALCVKTLRSEYNVTLNEFYIDTGIHLARIEQGKTNVTVFTLQKICDYFDITMSDFFSMIEEI